The Streptomyces rubrogriseus genomic sequence GCCCTGCAGGCGGCGATGGACGGCTTCCAGGTCACCACGCTGGACGAGGTCGTCGACAAGGCCGACATCTTCGTCACCACGACCGGCAACAAGGACATCATCATGGCCAAGGACATGGCCAAGATGAAGCACCAGGCCATCGTCGGCAACATCGGCCACTTCGACAACGAGATCGACATGGCCGGCCTCGCCCAGACCCCCGGCATCGTCAAGGACGAGGTCAAGCCGCAGGTCCACACCTGGACCTACCCCGACGGCAAGGTGCTGATCGTCCTGTCCGAGGGACGCCTGCTGAACCTGGGCAACGCCACCGGCCACCCGTCGTTCGTGATGTCCAACTCCTTCGCGGACCAGACCCTGGCCCAGATCGAGCTGTTCACCAAGCCCGACGAGTACCCGACCGACGTCTACGTGCTGCCCAAGCACCTGGACGAGAAGGTCGCCCGGCTCCACCTCGACTCCCTCGGCGTCAAGCTGACCACGCTCCGCCCGGAGCAGGCCGACTACATCGGCGTCAAGGTCGAGGGCCCCTACAAGGCGGACCACTACCGCTACTGAGTCACCGGTTCCTCCGAGGCAGGCCCCCGCACCCCCGTGCCGGGGGCCTGCCCCATTGGCGCCGCGGCCGCATCAGCGGCCCGACCAGCCCGTCACCACCCAGGACACCCATGCCCCGCGGCCGTTATTCGCTCCACGATCCGCACGACCACACCCCCCTCGCGGAAGAACACTTCCAATGCGCCCCCGGCCCCTCCGGCTGGCGCTACGTCTCCCGGCTGACCACGCCCACCGGGAACCACCAGGGCTCGGTCGACCTCGCCCTCGACGAACTCGGCCGCCCCATCCGCCTCGAACTGCACGCCGCCGACTGGCAGGTCCGCGGTGCCGCCATCGACGGCGTCACCTGGGTCCGGACCGACCCCACCGGAATCCACGCCACCGAAGGCAATGCGCGCGCCCACGCCTTCACCGGCACCTCCCCGGCCTTCCTCGTCGCCGTCGCCCGTCTCCTGCGCCTCACCCCCTCGGAATCAGCCACCCGCGTACGCCTCGTCGCCCTCACCGATCCGGTCCTCGCCCCCCGCACCGTGGACCAGTCCTGGGCCTTGCTGAACAGAGAAGCACACGCCACTGACAACGGCCCCCTCACCGTGGACGAATACCAGGTCACAGCCCTGGACACGGGCGAGCAGCACGCCGTGCACATCGCAGGCGACGTCGTGCTCGCGGCCCCCGGGATCGAACTGGAGGACCTGGAGACACCACCGTCGGTGTTCCCGTGAGCGGCCCCGGGCGGCCCTGCCTACGCCGGCGGCACGAACCCGGTACCCGGGCGACGGTCCGACGGCACATCCCGCGGCACCTCGAGGCCGCCACCGGGTGACGGCGTGGGCGACGGGGCAGCCGGCGGAGCGGTCGGCACAGGTGTCGGGGTTGTCGGTACAGCCGGCCGGGCGGACGGCGCGGGAGCCACGGGCACCGGCCCGGCAGCCCTCCCCTCCGCCGAAGCGCCGCCGAACGCCCGCCGGCCCTCCCGCGCCTGCCGTTCCTGCAGCACCGCCGCCAGGTAAGCGGGCGGCGGCACCTCCTGTGGCACCGGAGCCCCCGTACGCGCCGCCACGTCCGCGGCGAGCCGCTCGGCCATGGCCCAGCCGACCCGCGGATCCAGCTGCCCCATCCGTGCCAGGTACTGACGGACGGCAAGCCACAGATCGTCGGGCACCGCGGACAGGTCGAGCCCCGAGAACCGCCCCGCCAGCCAGGGTGGAGGCGGCGGCATGAAGCCCGCCGACGAGAACGGCACCCTCTCCCGCACGACGAGCGTGCCCGCGAACACGTCGCCGAGCCGCCGTCCCCGCGCCGACACCAGCGAGGCGACACAAGCGATGACGCCGAGCGTCATGAGGATCTCGATCACCCCGATCAAGCCCCGCACCAACGAGTGCCGGAACCGGATCGGCCCGCCGTCGTCCCGCACCACCCGCAGCCCGCACGCCATCTTCCCGAGCGACCGCCCGTGGCTCAGCGTCTCGACGGCGATCGGCCCGCCCACCAGTACGAGGACGAAGGTCGCGATCGACAGCGCGGTCTGGGCGGCCACGTCCAAGGACGCGGTGGCCACCATCAGGGCGACGGTCACCGCCACGTAGACGGCCACGGCCACCGCCAGATCGAGCAGGACGGCCAGTGCCCTGCTGGGCAGCCTCGCGGGGCGCAGCTCCAGCGCCACGGCCTCGCCCGTCACCAGCTCGCTCACGCCCGCCGTCCTTCCCCTGACTGCCCCCGTCCCCGCCAGTCTGCCAAGCTGAGGACGCACCGCGCCGCAGTACGACAAGCTGATCCACGACGAGCCGCCGACGATAGCCGAGGAGCAGGCACACCCATGGACCTCGACGTCTTCGTCTCCGCCCACCGCGCGGAGTGGGACCGCCTCGATGCCCTCCTCCGGCGCCGACGCCGGCTGA encodes the following:
- a CDS encoding RDD family protein, which gives rise to MSELVTGEAVALELRPARLPSRALAVLLDLAVAVAVYVAVTVALMVATASLDVAAQTALSIATFVLVLVGGPIAVETLSHGRSLGKMACGLRVVRDDGGPIRFRHSLVRGLIGVIEILMTLGVIACVASLVSARGRRLGDVFAGTLVVRERVPFSSAGFMPPPPPWLAGRFSGLDLSAVPDDLWLAVRQYLARMGQLDPRVGWAMAERLAADVAARTGAPVPQEVPPPAYLAAVLQERQAREGRRAFGGASAEGRAAGPVPVAPAPSARPAVPTTPTPVPTAPPAAPSPTPSPGGGLEVPRDVPSDRRPGTGFVPPA